TTTCCAGGTGGAATTAGGGAGTTTGTCTAACGCAGTGTTGATTTTGAGCAGCGTGGGCACCACGGCCGCGGGGTTGGTGGCCTGGTAGTTTTTGAGCGCTTCCTGCACCAGTTTTCCCACGGCTTCGCCGCCTTTCACGCGGTTCCAGGTGGTGGGCACGCCTTCCAATAAATCAGTTTTGGTTTGGTCGCCAACCAGGTGCTGGAAATATTCCACGGCCTCGCCGCGGCTGCCGCTGGAGCCAAAACCCTGGCTTTTGTGCATGCTGCGGCTTTCGGCGGCTATTTCATTGTAAGATTTGCCCAACAAGGGGTTGTACACGCCGGCATCTAAGGTAAGTTTGTCACTGGTCTCAAATTTCTGGCCGGGGCCGTAGAAAAAAGAGGACGTGTTCCAGACCACGCGCTTCACTTGCCAGGGTTCCACGGTTTTAAGTTGCTCGGGGAACCGTTTGGGGTCGGCGGCGGCGGCAAAGGCCTCCACGGCAATCATGGCCGAGGCCGTGTGGTGCCCGTGCGTGTTGCTGGGTTCCGGCGAAAACCGGGTAATGATCACGTCTGGCCTGAACTTTCTGATGACCCACACCGCATCGGCCAGAACCTGCTCGCGGTTCCAGATGGTGAATGTTTCCTGCGGGTTCTTGGAAAAGCCGAAGTCATTGGCGCGCGTGAAAAACTGCTCACCGCCGTCCAGCCTTCGGGCTTGTAACAATTCTTGGGTTCTGATGATGCCTAATTCCTCTCGTATCTCGGGGCCAATCAAATTTTGCCCACCGTCGCCGCGGGTGAGCGACAAATAGCCGGTGCGAAGTTTTCGTTCATTGGCCAGGTAGGCAATCAGGCGGGTGTTTTCATCGTCTGGGTGGGCGGCAAAATAGAGCACGCTGCCCAGTACGTTCAGTTTTTCAAGGGCCAGCCGTATGTCGGCGGCGTTTGGTTTTTTAGGGGCCTGCGCGCTGGTGATGGTGTAGGAAGCCAATACGGCCAACAAAACCAAGACAGCCCTTAATCTGAGAGAGACCATTTTTCTGAAAAGATGTGCTTGTATCGGCTAAAAAAACCAGCCGCATTCTACCGGTAAAGCTATGGAATTTTACTTCAGGACCCACCACCCGCGGCGGCAAACTGAAATCACGGCGGTAATCTAAAACCTTCCGGAAAAAGAACCAGTTTAAGCGGGTAAGGTTTACAGGTCTATTCCTGATCTCATGAAATAAACCTGAGCATACGCCTCAACCAACCGTTGGCTTTTCAGTACAAAACCAAAAAAAAAAATCAAGACTATGAAAAAGGCATTGATACTTTTAGCCGTGGCCGGCATGACCAGCCTGGCAGCCTGCGACGCAAAAACCGGCGGAAACGTGGGCGGCGCGCAGGGCGACCCCAACGCAGAACAACTAGGTGGTTCTACCAGCCCAGAAGCCGTACCCAATGACACCACCGGCACCGCAGCCACCGAGAAAACTCAAACCAACGTGGGCAACTCGGACACGCGCGGCGAACGGAACAATTCCACCTCCAGAACCACCCAAAACCAAGTGGTCAAAGACAGCACCAACCAGTAATTTATTTGCTAGACACGAAACCGGGGTGCGTTTTGGGGCTCATTTTCAGAAATGAGCCCCAAAACGCACCCCGGTTTTTTTCTGGTGTTACTTTCCTTTTGTGCCGGAGCCCTGGGCGTTTTTGGTTTTCTGGCGCTCCTTGAATTCCTGGCCAGACCGCAGGGTGTGGAATTCGCCAATAAGGGTTCTGATCTTAATGTTATCCAGGGTGGTGAGTTTGCTTTCCACGGTGTCGCGGCGGCGGGTGAGTTTCTGCAGAATATAATCGGCGTAGTCCCAGTCACGGGCAGTCCAGGATTTCCGTTTATCGCGCACGTTCTGGATGAACACCAGGTAGGCTTCGCGCAGTTGCGTGGGCTTTATGGTCTGAATGTTAGTGAATTTGCCCAGTAAATCCTTTTCCCGGAGTTTGACTTCCTCGGCTTGTAAGGGCACCTCATCGGCCATGGGCTTAGACTCTAGTTCCTGAAACCTGGTTTTGAGCTCCAGAAATTCGCGCTTAGATTCTTCAGACAGATTCTGGAAACCGTTTTCAATCTTGTTGGCGTGCCGCGCGAAATCACTTTTAATGGTAGGCCACTCTGCCCGCGTGGTGGTGGCTATTTTATCTGAGTGGGTTTTGATCCATTCGCGCAGGTTTTTGAGTTCCTGTTCTGTGCCTGACTCCTGCTGGGCCGTTCTGGTGTTGGCTTGGGTCTCCTGGCCGAAACTTACCGTCGGGACTGCTAAAATAGTGGCCAAACATGCGTAAACAAGGGTTTTTATCTTTCTCATAGGGTAGGGTGCTGGGCGTCTGCTACTCAAAAGTAGCCAATTTTCATGGAAACAAGGCAGACCTTCTGCTGGTAAAAGCCTTCGCAAAAACAACGCCAACTCTTGGGCCGCTATTTCCCAACCCTTGAAATTTTCTACAATACACTTTCCGTTTTCGGGCTCATTTCTGGAAACGGGGCCAAAAACGGAAACCCCATAACAAAACCAGCCCCGCCAGACAAAACGCTGGCGGGGCTGGTTCTAAAAGAAATCTCAACAACTTAGTTCTGCTCCAAAATCTGGAAGAGTTCGTCAAGTTTAGGCGTTAAGATAATCTCGGTGCGGCGGTTTTTCTGGCGGGCCTCAGCGGTGGTGCTTCCATCTACCGGCACGTACTTAGAACGTCCGGAGGGCGTTACGCGTTGCGGGGCCACACCGGCATCGGTGAGAATACGGGTGATCTCGGTGGCGCGGAGCACGCTCAAATCCCAGTTGTCGGTCATGCCGGCGGTGCCGCGGGCCACGGGCACATCATCTGTGTGGCCTTCCACCAACACGTTCACTTCCTGCTGGTTCTGCAACACAGCCGCCAATTTCTTCAGGGCTTCCTGGCCCTGGGCATCTACCTTGGTGGAGCCAGACTTGAACAGCAATTGGTTGGAGAGCGATACGTACACTTTTCCGTTGCGCACGTCAATGGTGAGGTCAGAGGCTTTGAAACCCAATAGCGCGTTGCTCACCACTTGGCGCAGGTTGTTCACGGCGCGGTCTTTCTCCTCCAGAATGCGCTGCATCTCGGCCAGGCGGGCTTCACGGGCCTGCAAGTCAGAGCTCAGTTTGTCAACCTGCTGGTTTTTGGTGTTGAGGTTGGTGCGAAGCGAGGCTTCTGTGGAGGCTTTCTCTTTGGCCAAATCAGATTTTTCCTGGGTCAGGCGGTCGCGGTCGGCTTGCAAACGGCCACGCTCGGCTTCCAGCTCTGCTTTCTGGCGGCTCAGTTCATCTTGCAGCACTACCAGAGATTTGTTTTCGGCCAGGGCGGCTTCATATTTCTTGGTAGATACACATGAACTCAGGGCCCCCACTGACAGAAACGCCAGCATGATAGGTGTAAATAATTTCTTTTTCATAGGATATAGGTATTAATGGTCAGTAGTTCACGCAACGTGCGGGTTGGCCTTAGGTACGCAGTCTGGGGCCCTGGGGTTAAAACAGCTAAATTTCTAGCACACCCGCAAACTTAAAAATAATTGGTATTTGGTGCGCCTCATGGGCGAAAACCTAACCGGTTCAGGCCCAGCAATTACAGGAAAGCAATCATACCGGGCACCGGAAAAGGCTTAAAAAGTAGTCAAAATTTTAAGGCTAGGCACAGCTAAACCAATTCTATACCGTATAAACATCAGTTCCTGCCGCAGTGGTTGGTGAAAATTCAATTGCCAAGAACGTTCCTTCCATGAAGCCCATTTATTCTAAACAAGAATTTGAGTCACAGATCAAGGAATGTCAGGAATTTGACCATCTGCACAAGCTCATTCAGTTTATTTTAAGCGAAGAACGGCACAACTATTCCCCCGAGGATTTCATTGACCTGCTCCTGCAGCTCATTAAAAAGCACTCTGAGGTCAACAGCGAGGTGGTTTATGACAGCACCCATGACGAGGTCTTAAAGGAACTCACTGAATGCCTCATAGAATCCAGCTTCTGGAAATGCCGCCTCTGCGGGTTCCAAAACCCCATGAAATTGCACAAGTGCATTAAATGCCGCGCCGACGTGTACTGTAATTAGCCTACGCCCTACCTAAGAGCATGTTTAAATTTGTCTTTTGCGCTGCAAAAAGCCATCAAAAGAACCTGACTTTGCCTTTTTCTCGCACCATAGCGCTGCTATGCTGCTCAAAAAACGCTTCGCCAGAACCTTTCGCTACCTTTTTTCGCCTACAAAATCAAAATTTAAACAAGCTCTAAACGGCGCTGGTCCAAAAAATTCAATTGAGGTATTTTCTAGTTGAGAGCGCTTAAATTTAAACGGTATAGGCCGCATCATCTTCCTGCGGGGCTTTGGTGTCTATCTGGGTGTTCTCCAGAAATGTGGCAAGAATGTCTAGAAATGCGGGAACCGTCTCTGGGGCCAGGGGGCTTTGTATTTCTTTCCGGAGCACGTCTAACTTAGTGGCCGTGGTTTCCACCGGTTTCAGGTGTTTGGCTTTGCACTGCATGGAAATCTCATGGAGAAACAACTTGGCATTGACCAATGCCGTGTGAAACAACTGCGGGTCCAAGTCGCCGTCTTGCTGGCTTTGCTGTATTTGGGTGAAGACTTCTTTCAGCCCTTCTATCTGTAACGCATACGTCTTCATAGGCTTATCTTAAAGTTTTATTGTCTGCGCCTTTGCAAAAAGCAGACCAATTTTGGCAGGCACCACAAGGAGTTAAACTAACGCTCCTGATTAGGCTAACACGGTGCAACCTACTTTAATTTTCCGTATAAATACGTAGCTACCCTTTATTAGTAGAAGTGATTGACCAGTATTTTACCGGAATCCGAATTTTCATCTTAGCATCCAAGCCAAATAAGAGCTCAGTGCAATTCATGGGCCGCATGCAGCCACTTTGCGCAAAAACACTATCTTTGAACGAGGTATCTTACACCCTTCTGTTGGGTTGGCGCCAAGTGGCCCTTCCCGCACCATCAAGTACTTTTTTAAAATCGCATGAAAACAAAATTGACCGTGAACAACAACGGCTCCCTGAAAGTTGAAGGGGAGTTTATTATTGTAGACCCCCAGGGGAACGAATACAACCTGCAAGGCCGTGAGCTGGTGTCTATCTGCCGCTGTGGCCTCTCGCAGAACAAACCTTTCTGTGACGGCTCGCACAAAGGGCACTTTGAGCACAACGCCGTAGCCTTTGAGTTGCCGCCCCGCAAAGTGTAATCTTCTTCATTTCCATTGATTAGCGCGAAGGCCCGGCCTTCGCCTTTTCTTTTTAACCGCTTTTTTCTCTCACCCTTCCTTTTCTCTTTGTCAGATTCTATGTCGCAGACTTCTACGGGTTTTAAGCGCGAAATCAAATTATTTGATGCCGTGATGCTGGTGGCCGGCTCCATGATTGGGTCCGGTATTTTTATTGTGTCCGCTGACATTGGCCGCTCCGTGGGCAGCACCGGGTACCTGTTGTTGGTATGGGCGCTCACGGGCCTCATGACCCTGGCCGGTGCGCTCTCTTACGGCGAACTCACCAGCCTCATGCCCCGCGCCGGCGGCCAATACGTGTACCTGCGCGAGTCTTACGGCAAACTGGTGGCGTTTCTCTACGGCTGGACGTTGTTCCTGGTGATTCAGAGCGGGACCATTGCGGCCGTGGCCGTGGCTTTCGCCAAGTTCACCGGGGTGCTGGTGCCTTGGTTTTCTGTAGACAATGTGCTGGTTGATTTAGGATTCCTCAAATTAACATCGGTGCAGTTGCTGGCCATTGGCTCTATTGTTTTGCTCACCATCATTAACCAGCAAGGCGTGAAGAATGGCACGTTTATTCAGAACATCTTCGGCAGCACCAAAATCATCGCGTTGTTTGCCTTGTTGGGTTTTGGCTTGTGGCTGGGCACCGATGCAGACGTCATGGCCCTGAACTTCTCTAACCTCTGGGATGCACAGTCGGTGGTGTTGGACCCTACCACGGGGGAGGCCACCCGCACCAGACTTTCGGGCTGGGCTTTGACGGTGGGCATTGGCACGGCCATGATTGGTTCATTGTTCTCTTCTGATGCCTGGAACAACATTGGCTTCTCCGGTGACGAAATAGTAAACCCTAAACGTACTATTGTCTTGAGCATGGCCATTGGCACCACGTTGGTGACTTTGCTCTACATTCTCATCAACGTAGTCTACCTCACCATTCTGCCCCTAAACGGCGACCCCGCCGGTACAGACGTGATGGCGCGCGGCATTCAATTCGCCAGCAATGACCGCGTGGCTACCGCCGTGGCCGAAGTGTTTGGCGGTTCTACCGCTACCATCGGCATTGCCGTATTGATCATGATTTCCACGTTTGGCTGCAACAATGGCGTGATTCTGTCGGCGCCGCGGGTGTATTACGCCATGGCCAAAGACGGGCTGTTTTTCTCCAGCATGGCCAAACTGAACAAAAACTCGGTGCCAGGTGCGGCGCTCACTATTCAATGCGTGTGGGCCAGTTTGCTCTGCTTGTCGGGCAGTTACTCAGATTTGCTGGACTACGTGATTTTCTCGGTGTTGCTGTTTTACATCTTGACCATTGCGGGCATTTTCATCTTGCGCCGCACCATGCCAGATGCACCGCGTCCGTACAAAGCCATTGGTTACCCGGTGTTGCCGGCCATCTACATTCTCATGGCCACCTTTATCTGTCTCTTGCTGCTCATGTACAAAACAGAAAACGCCGGTTGGGGATTGGCCCTCGTGATTGTGGGAATTCCGGTGTATTATTTCTTCGGAAACAAATTCCAGAAACTGGATGACGGAGACGCACCACTTACCTAATTATGAAAGCCCTGCCAATTGGCGGGGCTTTTCTTTTCTGCCCAGATTCGCCAATTTCCGTTTTCGGGCTCATTTCTGTAAATGAGCCCGAAAACGGAAATCCTTTGGTGGCAAAAGGCTAAAATAGATTACTTTAGAAACTCCACTGATGCTACTTCCATGAAAAAGTTCTTCTTCTCACTTTCATTGCTGGCCTGCGCCAGCTTGCCGGTCCTGGCCCAGAAAACGTATTTGCACTGCGGTCTTTTGATTGACGGCGTGAAAGACAAAGCCCAGTCTGAGATGACGGTGATTGTGGAAGGCAATAAGATTCTAGCCGTGGAGAAAGGCTATATGGCTGCTCCGGCGGGCGCCAAACTCATTGACCTTAAAAATAAAACTGTACTGCCGGGCCTCATGGACATGCACGTGCACCTGGAATCTGAGACCAGCCCCAACGCCTACGCTGAGGAAATCAGCCTGAACGCGGGCACGGTAGCGTTCAGGTCGGTTAATTATGCGGAGCGCACGTTGCTGGCCGGTTTTACCACGGTGCGGGATTTGGGCGGAAGCGGGGTGAACACGCAACTGCGCAACGCCATTAACCAAGGCCTAATCAAAGGGCCGCGCATGTTTGTGGTGAACAAAGCCATCTCGGCCACGGGCGGTCACATGGACCCCACCAACGGTTACCGCCAGGACTTACAGGGTGACCCAGGCCCCGCCGACGGAGTGGCCAACGGGCCCGATGAAGCCAGAAAAGCGGTGAGGTTCCAATACAAAAACGGCGCGGATCTGATCAAGATTGCCTCTACCGGCGGCGTGCTGAGCGTGGCCAAAGACGGGTCTGCCCCCCAGTTCACCGAGGAGGAAATCAGGGCCATTGTAGAGACCGCCCGTGACCTGGGCCTGAAAGTAGCGGTGCACGCCCACGGCGCTGAAGGCATGAAACGCGCCGTTCGGGCGGGTGTCACGTCGGTGGAGCACGGCACGCTTATGGATGATGAAACCATGGCCCTCATGAAGAAAAACGGCACCTGGTACGTACCCACGCTCACCGCCGGCAAATCAGTAGCCGACTCGGCCAAAATCAAAGGCTATTTTCCACCGCTGGTCACCCCAAAAGCCTTGTCCATTGGGCCACAGTTGCAGGGTACGTTTTCCAGAGCCTACAAAGCCGGGGTGAAAATTGCGTTCGGGACAGATGCCGGGGTGTTCATGCACGGCAAGAATGCCAAGGAGTTTGAGTACATGGTAGAAGCCGGCATGCCCGCTATGGAAGCCATTAAAGCCGCCACCAAAAACGCCGCCGAATTGGTGGGCGCCACCGACCGCCTGGGCAGCCTGGAACAAGGCAAACTGGCCGACCTCATTGCCGTGGACGGCAACCCCTTGCAAGACATCAAGACCCTGCAGCAGGTACGGTTTGTGATGAAAGACGGCCTGGTGTACAAACAATAGCTTCGGTTCAGAATCGTTCTTTGTACAAAAGACATCTTCTGGTGGCAGAAGGCCGTACCAAAGATTTTGAGGGGAAGCGATTATGAAAAAAGTTGGGTTGCTAGGAGTTTTGGTGCTTTTGAGCACAGTGGTGGGTTTTGCCCAAACCACCCTGGGAGTGAAGGGAGGAATTAATTCTGCTATTATTGGAGGAAACGCCAAAAACGCCAAGCCGCGGGTGGGCGTCCACATTGGCGCGTTCGCTTCTACGCCCATCTCCAACCGCGTGGCCCTGCAGCCCGAGGTGCTCTATTCCCAGCAAGGCTACCTGCACAAAGACGACACCTACGCGTTTAACTACCTGCTCATTCCCCTGATTTTCAAAGGCACTATCTCCGGTGGTTTGCATGCGCAGGTAGGCCCGCAATTTGGCATGTTATTGAAAGCCACCCGCACCAAGGACAAAACTTCCACAGATATCACGGAAGACATTAACCGCTATGACGGCGGCATTGCCCTGGGGCTTGGCTATGACGTAGGCGCCGTACAAGTCTCGGCGCGCTATTCTTTGGGTTTGTCTGACACCCGCAACGCCGCCATCAAAGGCGAAACCTTTCCCAATAACGTTTTCCAGTTCTCTTTAGGCTATAGACTCAGGTAAGGCCGCTGGTCCTAAACATTCCAATTCCGAAGACTGACAATTGCTGAACGAGCGGCTTTTACCCAACCTTTATTTAAGGCTAGCCTGTGCGTTTGGGTAAACCCCGGAAGGAATTTGCCGAAAGGCGGGAGTTGCTTGAATATAAGTGAAGATTTTGTTGGGGAATGGCTTGAAATGGAAGGAACAGGTACCAGCCACGGCGCCGGCCCCAATGGCTTGCCCCAGAATAGCCCAATCATAGGGAGCGGGCACTTCACTCCCCTTCCAGCCGCCGGCGCTGGTGATGATGTGGTGCGAGAACGAGGGAAATGCGGCTTCTTCGTTCTGTTTCTTGCCAAACCAGAGCAAGGACAGAAACAGGCAAAGGGTAAGCGCAGATTCAAGGAGTGCGTCAGGTTTTTCCATAAGCCTATCAGTCAAAATGTTACAAACATAACAATAGATTGAAGGTATAAAACCTAACAGGCATTAGCAAGTGTTTGGGCTTATTTTTTACCAATTGATTCTAAGAGAAACGCTATTTTTGCCGAAGCGTAATTCTTTTTCCATGAACTTCACCCCTTCTGCGGCGCCCGTACAGGTTTCTGTCACTACAGACCCAGCCGTTATTCAAGAGCTGGCCCTGGCCACCTGGCAAACCACCTACCAGCACATTCTGGCCCAGGCACAAATAGAGTACATGCTGCAGACTTTTTACACGCAAGAGGCCTTGCAACAGCAAATGGGCACCGGCCAGACTTTTTTGCTCGCCTCTCAGGCCGGGGTGCCTGTGGCTTTTGCTGCTTTCTCCTGCTCCCAGCCCCAGGAAAACCTCTACAAACTCAACAAGCTTTACATTCACCCAGAATACCAGGGCCTGGGCGTTGGGCGGTTGCTGCTGGAGGAAGTAGTTTCTCGGGCCAAAACCATGGGAGGCAAGGAACTGGAGCTGAACGTACACCGCTTAAACCCCGCGTTTTACTTTTACAAACGCCATGGATTTACGGTGCATCTGGTGGCAGATATTCCGTTGGGCGATTTCGTTTTGAACGATTACATCTTGCGCAGGCCCTTGTAACGCTGGGGCAGGTTTCTGTTTTCGGGCTCAAAATCTTAAATGGAGGCCAAACCAGGCAAATTGAATCCAAGGTTAACAAAAAGACTTTGCGCCAGAAATAAATTTCCATTTCGGCCTGCGTTCTTTTTAGCTGTCGGGCCGAGGGCGGTGCAGGTAAATCAGGAGGAAAGCTGTACTTTTGCCGTCCCCCTTTTTTATTTCATAACCAGAGCATATGCACATTGCCATAGTAGGGAACATTGGAGCCGGTAAGACCACCCTGGCCACCAAACTGGCCCAGCATTTTAAATGGGAGGTTTTTTTGGAGGCCGTTGATGACAACCCCTACCTCAAAGATTTCTATGACGACATGCCCCGCTGGGCGTTTCACCTGCAGGTGTTTTTCCTGAACAGCCGGTTCAACCAGGTGTTGCAAATCAATGACGCTAAGCATGACGTGGTGCAGGACAGAACCATTTATGAAGACGCCTACATTTTCGCCAAGAACCTGCACCAGTCTGGCATGATGAGCGACCGCGACTACCAGAACTACTTCAATTTGTTCCTGTCCATGACCAAGATGGTGAAGGCACCAGATTTGCTGGTGTACCTGAAAGCCGATTTACCCAAACTGATTGGCCAGATCCAGAAACGGGGCCGCGACTATGAGGAGAACATTTCGCTGGCCTACCTCAAAAACCTGAACGAGCATTATGAGCAGTGGATCAGCGGCTACAAACACGGCAAGTTGCTGGTGATAGACGTGAACAACATAGATTTTGTGCAGAACCCTGAAGACCTGGGCTCTATCATTGAACGAATCAATATAGAACTGTTCGGGCTTTTTTAGGCTGTTGGCCTTACCTTTTCCGCGTCCTTCCGGCTTTCTTTGGCGCAAGTAGAGAGGACCTTTTTTTATATCGAAATTATGGATTCAGCCTTTTCCGTTTTGGGGCCCGTTTTCAGAAATGAGCCCGAAAACGGAAACCAAAGGCTGCTTCTTGTTGGCGGTTTATCTCAACGGGCAGGTTTCCGTATAAATACCAAAAAGGAATCGTATGCAGAAATTTCCATTATTACTTGCCAGCCTTCTTTCTGTGGGAATTTTAACGTTCACGGCCTGCGACACCACCTCTCAGGAAGCCAAACAGGAAGTAAATCAAACCGAGAACAAGGCGGAGCTCGAACTGGCCGAACTGCGGGACTGGATGAAAGACAAAACAGAGAAAGTAGACAGCGCCGCCGACCGAAAATGGCCGCAGATCAAGGAAGAATTCAAGGAGAAAAGCAGCCAACTGGACAGCCGGGTAGACAGCCTCTCGGTTAAATCTAAGGAAGAATACAAGGAGCTCAGGCGCAAGTTCAACAACTGGGAAGCCCGCAACGCCCAACGCGAAGCCCTGCCCCTGCACCCGGAGACC
This region of Rufibacter sp. LB8 genomic DNA includes:
- a CDS encoding OmpA family protein encodes the protein MKKKLFTPIMLAFLSVGALSSCVSTKKYEAALAENKSLVVLQDELSRQKAELEAERGRLQADRDRLTQEKSDLAKEKASTEASLRTNLNTKNQQVDKLSSDLQAREARLAEMQRILEEKDRAVNNLRQVVSNALLGFKASDLTIDVRNGKVYVSLSNQLLFKSGSTKVDAQGQEALKKLAAVLQNQQEVNVLVEGHTDDVPVARGTAGMTDNWDLSVLRATEITRILTDAGVAPQRVTPSGRSKYVPVDGSTTAEARQKNRRTEIILTPKLDELFQILEQN
- a CDS encoding CDGSH iron-sulfur domain-containing protein, producing MKTKLTVNNNGSLKVEGEFIIVDPQGNEYNLQGRELVSICRCGLSQNKPFCDGSHKGHFEHNAVAFELPPRKV
- a CDS encoding APC family permease, producing MSQTSTGFKREIKLFDAVMLVAGSMIGSGIFIVSADIGRSVGSTGYLLLVWALTGLMTLAGALSYGELTSLMPRAGGQYVYLRESYGKLVAFLYGWTLFLVIQSGTIAAVAVAFAKFTGVLVPWFSVDNVLVDLGFLKLTSVQLLAIGSIVLLTIINQQGVKNGTFIQNIFGSTKIIALFALLGFGLWLGTDADVMALNFSNLWDAQSVVLDPTTGEATRTRLSGWALTVGIGTAMIGSLFSSDAWNNIGFSGDEIVNPKRTIVLSMAIGTTLVTLLYILINVVYLTILPLNGDPAGTDVMARGIQFASNDRVATAVAEVFGGSTATIGIAVLIMISTFGCNNGVILSAPRVYYAMAKDGLFFSSMAKLNKNSVPGAALTIQCVWASLLCLSGSYSDLLDYVIFSVLLFYILTIAGIFILRRTMPDAPRPYKAIGYPVLPAIYILMATFICLLLLMYKTENAGWGLALVIVGIPVYYFFGNKFQKLDDGDAPLT
- a CDS encoding amidohydrolase family protein; translated protein: MKKFFFSLSLLACASLPVLAQKTYLHCGLLIDGVKDKAQSEMTVIVEGNKILAVEKGYMAAPAGAKLIDLKNKTVLPGLMDMHVHLESETSPNAYAEEISLNAGTVAFRSVNYAERTLLAGFTTVRDLGGSGVNTQLRNAINQGLIKGPRMFVVNKAISATGGHMDPTNGYRQDLQGDPGPADGVANGPDEARKAVRFQYKNGADLIKIASTGGVLSVAKDGSAPQFTEEEIRAIVETARDLGLKVAVHAHGAEGMKRAVRAGVTSVEHGTLMDDETMALMKKNGTWYVPTLTAGKSVADSAKIKGYFPPLVTPKALSIGPQLQGTFSRAYKAGVKIAFGTDAGVFMHGKNAKEFEYMVEAGMPAMEAIKAATKNAAELVGATDRLGSLEQGKLADLIAVDGNPLQDIKTLQQVRFVMKDGLVYKQ
- a CDS encoding porin family protein, whose translation is MKKVGLLGVLVLLSTVVGFAQTTLGVKGGINSAIIGGNAKNAKPRVGVHIGAFASTPISNRVALQPEVLYSQQGYLHKDDTYAFNYLLIPLIFKGTISGGLHAQVGPQFGMLLKATRTKDKTSTDITEDINRYDGGIALGLGYDVGAVQVSARYSLGLSDTRNAAIKGETFPNNVFQFSLGYRLR
- a CDS encoding GNAT family N-acetyltransferase; amino-acid sequence: MNFTPSAAPVQVSVTTDPAVIQELALATWQTTYQHILAQAQIEYMLQTFYTQEALQQQMGTGQTFLLASQAGVPVAFAAFSCSQPQENLYKLNKLYIHPEYQGLGVGRLLLEEVVSRAKTMGGKELELNVHRLNPAFYFYKRHGFTVHLVADIPLGDFVLNDYILRRPL
- a CDS encoding deoxynucleoside kinase, with the protein product MHIAIVGNIGAGKTTLATKLAQHFKWEVFLEAVDDNPYLKDFYDDMPRWAFHLQVFFLNSRFNQVLQINDAKHDVVQDRTIYEDAYIFAKNLHQSGMMSDRDYQNYFNLFLSMTKMVKAPDLLVYLKADLPKLIGQIQKRGRDYEENISLAYLKNLNEHYEQWISGYKHGKLLVIDVNNIDFVQNPEDLGSIIERINIELFGLF